A single genomic interval of Anopheles marshallii chromosome 2, idAnoMarsDA_429_01, whole genome shotgun sequence harbors:
- the LOC128707820 gene encoding katanin p60 ATPase-containing subunit A-like 2 translates to MSFEQDRRSIYERRRNILYLVANYLSSMGLHQTRQALIDETHLTSEYEVCDNIDLDTMYQDFCSYFLLKFGKQPRIVKRTESVGPMPTVHRKLSGARRKPPPPALKPDSLTSAGDELQALRITPGNLPGNPTDHTEGPTPVVPYANPKLLVRLQDHFTSEWKDLAEEVCRDLIRKDLRQRWSNIKGLAGPIKVLKESVIAPLEHPELFVGLAQPWRCVLLHGAPGTGKTLLARTLCSETRESVTFFSTTASTLISKWRGESEKLIRILYEVAKFYAPSIIFVDEFDSLASRRDTIREHEASKRFKNEFLSLIDGLESAAANEPTPADGRDRVFLLASTNLPWELDPAFLRRFERKILVDLPTPDGRKELIEHLLPTVTAWPEQEIQQIVTLSEGWTGDEVRLACKEASMMLLRNKITDRRTVSGRAEHDELQFPMLRKAFEQLRPGCVELAQKHRDWNQRYGTQLVD, encoded by the exons ATGTCTTTCGAG CAAGACCGTCGGAGCATTTACGAACGTCGCCGGAACATACTTTACCTGGTGGCGAACTACTTATCATCCATGGGTCTTCATCAGACGCGCCAGGCTCTGATCGACGAGACGCATTTAACAAGCGAATACGAAGTTTGCGATAACATCGATCTTGACACGATGTACCAAGACTTCTGCAGTTACTTTCTGCTCAAGTTCGGCAAGCAGCCACGCATCGTGAAGCGCACCGAATCGGTCGGACCAATGCCAACGGTACACCGGAAGCTGTCCGGAGCGCGACGCAAACCACCTCCACCGGCACTGAAGCCAGATTCGCTCACCAGTGCCGGTGATGAACTGCAGGCACTGCGCATAACACCCGGTAATCTGCCGGGCAATCCAACCGATCACACCGAGGGCCCTACCCCGGTCGTACCGTACGCAAATCCGAAGCTGTTGGTACGCCTGCAGGACCATTTCACCAGCGAATGGAAGGATCTTGCGGAGGAGGTCTGTAGGGATTTAATCCGCAAGGACCTACGCCAACGCTGGTCGAACATTAAGGGGCTCGCGGGTCCGATCAAGGTGCTGAAGGAGAGTGTCATCGCTCCGCTCGAGCATCCAGAACTGTTCGTGGGGTTAGCGCAACCCTGGCGCTGCGTGCTGTTGCACGGTGCACCGGGAACGGGCAAAACCCTGCTGGCACGCACCCTGTGCTCGGAGACGCGGGAATCGGTGACCTTCTTCAGCACCACGGCCAGCACGCTGATATCCAAGTGGCGCGGCGAATCGGAAAAGCTAATCCGGATACTGTACGAAGTGGCCAAGTTTTACGCACCTTCGATCATCTTTGTCGATGAGTTCGACAGTTTGGCATCGCGGCGTGATACAATCCGCGAGCACGAAGCATCAAAGCGTTTCAAGAACGAGTTCCTTTCGCTTATCGATGGGTTGGAAAGTGCAGCAGCCAACGAGCCGACACCCGCAGATGGACGGGACCGGGTATTCCTGTTGGCGAGCACCAACCTACCCTGGGAACTCGATCCTGCCTTCTTGCGTCGGTTTGAGCGCAAAATTCTTGTCGATTTACCCACACCCGATGGGCGGAAGGAATTGATCGAACATCTGCTGCCCACGGTGACCGCATGGCCGGAGCAGGAGATTCAGCAAATTGTCACCCTGTCCGAGGGCTGGACGGGAGATGAGGTACGACTCGCCTGCAAGGAAGCATCGATGATGCTGCTGAGAAATAAGATCACCGATCGTCGGACGGTTTCGGGCCGAGCTGAACACGACGAGCTTCAGTTTCCGATGTTACGCAAAGCTTTCGAACAGCTGCGTCCCGGATGCGTGGAGCTGGCACAGAAGCATCGTGACTGGAATCAACGGTACGGAACACAGTTGGTCGACTGA
- the LOC128708725 gene encoding survival motor neuron protein translates to MSTSGRHSQMPNDVPEAQVEAASVPLGGAIGRDDIWDDSIIIKKYDASLALVKAEVAKRLAMNTNRNALAEAAGCSGIKTRKQQKKDSDSTGGEATVGTPEHEEKGTMEISEHEQPMFNGPRTDTFEIGDYVRATYDDGVDYEGKIIGFGNQGDCLIRYVGYNNEQTVLLEELLPSWGRKARRQQRVEAAEAEAAAADSQMDISDDERFTKQASKIKINFGPNFGRSSVGPTTTGRSGRSGMLGPSMSTAYMVPPPPPMPPMLEDADDVESENLSAMLMSWYMSGYYTGLYHGQRMSQQQQQQHTQQKRARQS, encoded by the exons ATGAGCACAAGCGGCAGACATTCG CAAATGCCGAATGATGTTCCGGAAGCACAAGTGGAAGCAGCATCCGTACCATTAGGCGGTGCGATTGGCCGTGACGATATTTGGGACGACAGTATTATTATCAAAAAGTATGATGCATCATTAGCACTGGTCAAAGCAGAGGTAGCAAAGCGGTTGGCCATGAACACAAACCGGAACGCGCTGGCCGAAGCAGCTGGTTGCAGTGGCATCAAGACTCGtaaacagcaaaagaaagatAGCGATTCAACCGGTGGTGAGGCAACCGTCGGTACGCCGGAACATGAAGAAAAGGGCACGATGGAAATATCGGAACATGAGCAGCCTATGTTCAATGGGCCACGTACAGACACGTTCGAGATTGGCGACTACGTGCGTGCCACCTACGATGACGGAGTGGATTACGAGGGAAAAATCATCGGGTTCGGAAACCAGGGAGATTGTTTAATTCGCTACGTGGGATATAACAACGAGCAGACGGTGCTGCTGGAAGAACTGTTACCATCCTGGGGGAGAAAGGCTCGTCGACAGCAGCGTGTTGAGGCAGCGGAAGCGGAAGCAGCTGCCGCGGACTCTCAGATGGACATAAGCGATGATGAGCGTTTCACAAAGCAGGCGAGCAAGATCAAAATTAACTTCGGACCGAACTTTGGTCGCTCGAGCGTGGGACCAACGACGACCGGGAGGAGTGGGCGCTCGGGAATGTTGGGTCCGAGTATGTCTACCGCGTATATGGTTCCTCCGCCACCACCGATGCCCCCGATGCTGGAAGACGCGGACGATGTGGAGTCGGAGAATCTTTCCGCGATGCTAATGTCTTGGTACATGAGCGGCTATTACACGGGGCTTTACCATGGGCAACGGATgtctcagcagcagcaacaacagcatacACAACAGAAGCGAGCAAGACAATCGTAA